The DNA window GGGATTCGAGCCCACGCCCGGAAAACCGGACTGCGACCTGAACGCAGCACCTCAGACAGCTCGACTATCCTGAcgtatttgtattaaaatttacatcTCTTCGGATGGTCTCGCCTTCACTAGTTACGAACGTGTTATCCATCTTTTgttcttcaatatttttttattttccaatcttATCGCTCTGTCAATAAACTACACCGCTGTCATTTAACTGATACATGACGACGAGAGACTAAACAGCCCCATGACCCTCAAAGTATCGATAAACAGAGAGCTTAAGTTAATTTACcttaaatgaaaatgtaagaaTTGACTTAGTCAATTAATGATCGAGAATTTTGAAGAAAGGCGAATAAAAACTTCCTGACAAAGAGTTCCGTTGTGTATTATTTTTGTCCCCGATTGTGTCATGTAGGAAATCACCTAACATTATACTATATTTCTAGCATACATCTTTTGTTGCGTTTGTAGAGAGATCTTAGAGATATGGAACCAGTAGTTTTAATCTTGACCTTTGCATACGGAATTAAGAAATGGTTGCTGTATATTGCAAGAGAGCCTAGAGTTTCAGCTTCATGACATTCACACGATTGATCGTCTTCAGTATCTGAGTTGTTAGTTTTCAGCATGCCCAAGGGAGAAATAATATGACCTATGATCCAAGGTGATGCATTCAATGCCtagatggtttgttttttatttgatccATGCCAGTACAAATATAATTCAGTTTTGAGTTTTGTTCTAAAGTGTTGTAAATGCCTTCACAGCATTTACTGTTAATTCATTCACAACGTGTCCCTCTTTGCTGCCTAATTTTTGCTGACTGTTTGATTGAACCACAGCTACTGCACAGGATTTATGAATCTGTGTTCCATAAATGCCTTATGTCTGAAGGTTAAAAAAGCACTTCCTctaacaatatttatgaaatcCGTACAGTACACGGTGCTGAGGCGTTCTATTACTTATTTCCTACACTCACTCATCACACTATTTAGATATTAAGTTAACagacaacaaaataaaagtacCAACACACAGAAACATGTATATTGGATACATTTTGATACAAAAAATGACTGTTGTATTGTAGCATGTGATGTTTTATAATACCAAGCTCAATACAAATCAACAACACTTcagaattttatttatatgttgctCTACCTGCTGAAAATTATGATGTAAACTGTGCTACATAACACAGAAGTGTTTTCATGTTCAACactaaaaacaactaaataataacttgaaTGTGTTCTTCTCACCTCATTTAATTTTTCGTATAATCAGATTATTATATACATGGGTTGCTTATACACAAGTGTAATTAACAGTTCCATGGATTACATAGGTACACACAAAGTCAAAGTATAATTTAAGtatgtatttgaaaacaaaacaaagcctaATTGGAATAATTAGCATTTGAGaaagttataaagaaaagtaaatatcaattctatttcagatttattttattttatttattttattatgataaatgaaACCTAAAATGTGTTGTgacttatttttaagaaaactaataataaaaaataagtgtaATTTCATGATGATCAAACCAACTAAACACAATATATGGGTAAGTGACGAACCAACTAAACACAATATATGGGAAAGCAAAATATGTGTAAGCATAAACTACAATTTTATGCAAAGATAAATTACAGTTTATGTTTATACTGACTTCACTTACCCATATATTTTACGCTTCTCTTCTATAGCGATTCTAAATTTTGtaacaacagttaaaaaaacaaaacaaaagtgatgTACATTCAACTATATATACAGCTATTGTTGTAAGCTTAAAGAAACTACACATACTTGTAGCATTTAATGTCATTAAACAAAGCCATTGACAATAAATATATGCAAATCGTTTTAATAAACCAACTGTTGATGAGATACAATTATTTTATCATCTCTGATTCTGttgtaaatactttaaaattacaaaatgtagactgttttaaaagtatgacatactacttttataattaatttttaaaacattaagttactgTTTAAAATGAGTGACTAATATATAATCATGTTCATGTTACCACTTGGGTACAATTTGTACTGACATTAGTAGAAAATAAACAGCTTACTGTTGTTAAAATCTAGTTTATAAACacgataaaaataagttttttatacaaaaaaattattcatacCCTAAAAGAGTGTAACAGCTGTAACCTTGCTGAACCTTTCTGTGCAAATTCACATATTTTTTGAAGGCGTGATTGTTATTGAAGTCTTCACTATTGCTGTATGGTAATATGTCCATCGACTTACAAATTATATCAACAAAAGATtgaaaatggaaacaaaatatcCTCCATCAAAGGCCCAAGAATACTATGTTATTTGTATACCTTTCTTTTTAAATGCATACCTTAACTgcagaaactaaagaaaaaaactttacatttgtCCAGTTTTAATAACCTTCTCAGAAACAAATACTGAAATTCCACTTATTAGCAATTTTTGCTATTATTTTCAATTCTGTTTAGCTAAATAATTTGAGTATTTCTCGTAAGATAATCAATTCTCCCctactgtttttaaaatagaCCTAAAATCTCAggatagaaataacaaaaaccaataaaagtTATTTCACGTTAAAGATGTTCTCTCGACACAATATTTTTACGAACATTTGAACTATCatgcatattatttgtttttccaaaacactgataattaaatgtatttaaatcacaaattTTAGGTCCACTCTAattctaattttaacaaatattataaccACAAACCAAATAGGAACATTTTCTCCAATAAAGCATATTGTAAGCCCATTTCTACTAATTCAGATATGccataatgttaatattttaaaataattgcttttgGTTAGTCCCTTTAGAATTTTCAAAACTGTGTATCAGGGAAACATTTGTTTAATGATTTTCACATATGCCAAAatgttaaacttgttttaaaaactaagaacaaacaaacctacCCAATAAATCTATTCTTTCTTACGTTCAAGCATTTCAATGTACATTACCAGCAATTtgcacaaattttaaaatattctatcataggaaatgtaacaaattaataaaataagtacagCAGCTTTCAAATAGAATAGATTATGAAAAGGATCATTTCAAAGTATTAACTTTCTTTAGGTACagttttctgaaaaatattatcTCTTGGTATCATAAGaatttaacatttgtaaaatCAGTACATTTTTCTCTAATGACATCTATTTATgtagaaacaaaactttttaacaatataatttaaccCTAATTTAGGAAGAACATAAAGCATGCAAATATCAAGTGCAATTATATAGTTCAGTTTTCCAAAGAGAAACAATACATCAAACCAGTAACATTTCACACTTTTCCTCAAACACAGTTAGTACAGAATAATACAATCTAAGTTTGTTACTACAAATAACCATACTGATTTTGCAATCTCCTTTACACAGATTAATGATGAAATATTCttgactgaaatatttttaaagcataacataaaacatgaaattaacGAGAAATATAATCAAACTTACACAATCACCAGCAAACCAATAACTGTATACTTCATTTATTCTATAGCATATCTTGCTTAAAACAAGTAAAGACGCAATCTCttggtaatttcatttaaattgcCAAAACCACTGTTGACTGTTCGAGGCAGGCGACTTGATTTACGAATCCCATAACTTGCACAGCAAAATTTCTTTATGATACTGCCAACATAGTTTTTTTAATACACTAAGCTGTGCCAGGTCTCCACTTCAGAGAAACGTTATAAAATTACAGGACGAAGGTGCTAAAGAATGAAGTAACAAATTTCAAGACATTTctaacattattaatttctttctttctgtaaacAAATCACAGACTTTGGGAGGTCAAGGGTTAAACTTTTCCTGTGTACAGCTTTATAAGTTTGCAGGTCCATATGATGAACAACACCTACATAGGTTCCTATTCAATTTAGATCTTGATGGAGTGCAGCATACTTATTTTCCAAGTCCAACTGAGGAGCAGAACTTCTGACGTCGTCCTTTGATTTGAGGCCATGTTTAACTGATTGAAACTGCTTCTCACCCCATTTTTGTTCactgaaacaaaatttaacttcTTTAAACCACAATTTTGATTCATTCAGGTAACAACGGCTAGTGTATTTCCAATACTTATCTTAAGCTGtcagaaatgaaaactgaaagaaGTTTCCAACACCTTAGCAAGAACTTCTACATTTAAATGACATTGAACATTGGCATATTCTGCTATTTCAAgcatatcagtttaaaataaagtgCATAAGTGCCATCATGATAATTATGTGACACAATAAACTAGAGTAAGAACAGCTACTAGAAATCGTATTTTAAATActccatgaaaaaaaattataaatttaaaaatcaaacctcATGCCAGCTTTTGAAGCATCAACTGCTGCCGAAAGAGAAGGGAAGTGTAACTCACTGCCCACATCAGGAGCAGACTTAGGGTTACGTTTTGAGGGAGTAACTGCAGCAGCAGTGTTTCGCATGTCTGGGAGGTCGATAGGCACCACCACTTGTTTTAGGCTCTTCTACTACTTGTGGCTGAGGAGATTCTGTacccaaaaaaaaaattaagttggtTTATGTCTACAAAACTTCtcaagataaaatacaaataacaataaatgcaaGACTGTCAGTAGATTTTAAACCTCCATTAGTTTTACGGGGTATTTTCAAACCCCATGTTTCTTAATGTCATCATCGGACAAAGGCAGTTGTTGTAAAGAGTATCCTTCCCAAACCCAAGAGAAATCGTGGGTTCAGTTACTCTCATTTCTACATCATTAAGAATAACATGCATTTTATTCTTGCTACAGCATGCAAACACCCCACagcactacatccagaacaatTTCTGGGAAAGCCTccatctttattttttgttacacttgattcagttagtgtttctagagttaatatataatacatgAAATTCAAgttatatgtttttagttttattgagGATGGAAAGTAACACTGGAAGTTGTAAGATTGGgcattttaattaatgttaataaactagtaatattttttgtttagttaaaGATACTTTAGTTTTGTAGCAATGTTTTTACTTGTTAAATAACATGATTTTTTGTAATCATTTCATTATTCCTCTATTAACATTATCTATACTTCAAAAATTAATCAACATTCTATGGAATTGGTCACAAGATGATTAACTTGCAAATATACAgacatattttagttaaaataataaattgcatttattatttattttttctgagaGAGGTGCGACCCAACCTCATGGTACTGATGTAGGATGGTAAACTGTCTGTGCTAATATAAGACCAAGAACATCCCATAACTTGCACAGCATACTTTCTTTATGATATACTGACAAGTGTTAAGTCTTGATTTCAGCAAAATACTATACAATAACAGAACAAAGAATGAAATAACAAATTGAAGAAATTTCTGTAACATATATCATAACTATTAAACCTTTCTTGTCTAACAGTAAAACTGTATCATGAATTAGTCACTTCACTAGCAGCTAAGCCTAAACTTACCCCTTTCAGACCAATAAACACTTTTCAGGTGTTAAGTTCACTCAatcacacaaaattttaaaatttaagtttttatagctacttttttaaatttatttggcAAACAACCACTTATAAAACTCAATGAAGCCGAAATAGGTTTATTATGCTTTTCCAAAAAATATTTCACCAGTTTATGACATTTCTTTACAATTACAGTGAAGAACTTTAGTTCCAAAGTTCTGCTTTTaccatattttgtttattacaaccaAAAATACAATTGTGATgtatgttgatttaaaaaaaaaggtttttctagATTTAATAGGTCATCTTCACAAAACACTTTCAAATTATAGGTTTAATTGGTTTGTTAAGACTGACTGTGAGGTATCTAAATAAATCACTTAACAGtaaaaattttatgtttgttaaaaaaaagtacaCATCACACTGGGAATAAAACTGCATGCCATGCACACAGATTTCTGTAACCATCAGAAACTAAACTAGAACACATAACAGAAGCATCGAAAGTTACACATATTAAACTTCTCACTGACagaaaacagttttgaaacaaaactatattgcaagatcagtacaaaataaataattaaacaatgtttcATCATTCCCAAATGTCTTTCAgccaatatataaatatttaagtacatATGTATAAATCacactttatataaaatatgcagATAAAGCTGGTCAAATAATTTActtgttagtttgtttgaattttgcataaaacttCTCAATGGCTATCTGCATTATCCATCTTAAGTTTGCAGTGGcaaactagagagaaaacagctagtcaacaccatccactgtcagcttttgagctactcttttactaacaaacaatgGAACTAGCTGTCATGTTACAAGTTCCTACAGCTAAAgatggcaagcatgttttgtgatGAAATTCAAAAGTGCCTTAACAACCAGGACTGGTGAAaagatatatttaacatttttttggaCTGACTCTTTAAAATGAAAGCaataaattactgtaaatatATCTTCACAGATTAGCATAACTAGAATCTATTTTGTAACAATGATGAGCTcatttttagtgttaatatttGCACTTCAAGTTCACTTTACATTACTACAACTCCAAAAGTAACTACTTACACAGtctaaacatcaagacatacaagTCACATGCAATTcaacaaatgtacaaaaatagGCTAAACACCTTTTTTATGCAGGTAGGTAACTTGAGTGTTTTTCTCAAAGTAATTCTATAGTTAACTATCTTCTTTGGAAGTAAACTAAGTGCATGTCGTCTTGCACCAGTTTCAgataattttgtgtaaaatacacTGAATGCACAAAGATAAATTTACACCTATAATCAAGAAGTTTATTCTCTAATGCACTGCTCAATAACTTTTGTTAGAAAACATTGCACACAGGTTATCAAAATCTCGACATTAACCCTATATGTATGAGTAAGGTGAAAGTCTGTAACCTCAACTTTTtgcattacatttaaattttgatCAAACATCTTCCTTATCAATGTACATCAATAACCTTGACATCAAAAAgcagtttaaaataattcaaattttgatattatataacatttaacttattaatttcaaaaggaaatgtgtaaataaattcacTCTTAACTTCTCATTACAATACTATTCTTCTTCACTCAAATTACccattttagattttctttattCCAATATTACCTTCTATATTCTCACAAATTACACACTTATACTGAGGTATCCCCAAGCTAAAGTATGAATTCTCTAAACATCTTGTTTTACTGATACTTGTACTGTAAAATGAAATCAGTATCCCTtcaaacacttcttttttttGCTCCAAAGGTATAAATAAACCTCCCTAACATTTGTTCTTGGAATATTTctaattaatagtaaaaaaaaagaatctaATTATTTGAATATAACCAGGCTAGAATTGCCAAGATGACAAGTTTTGAAAAATTTATCCTGTTTTACTGTGTATTATCATTATTGACAGCTTAACCAGCTACTGGAATTATTTAGAGCTTAGTTTCATATCCAGTTAAAGTAAACTAGTCTTAGCACTTTTTTTTAATGCGgcaatattttgtattctaaggTGCATATCTGAActttaaaaatcattaataaGACAACTAAAAAGTAGGCCTAATGAGCATCACGGACTTATTTCTTATGAGTACAAAAGTTTaagaaaagcaaaattaaaacacaagtttttatgtatattatttattatcataaaagtaactaaaattaaaacttaattggttagataaaaacTCAGGAAAAAATTTCTCATGATCTCTGATATCCTAGCATGCACACACAGCATAGCATAATAGTCACTTCATTTTGGCATGCTTTTAAGTCAGTTTTTCTACAGAAAGTTGTTTAGCTATGATAAATGACTTTGCCGTTGCTTTGAAAATATCCATTGCAATTGTAAATGAAAAATCTATTAGTTGTGACATTAGGAATAAACAGTGATGACAGTTTGCTTTATTTATATGGTCAAGCTTATCTAAACTTTTAGGATAGAACAAATGATATGTATAGTGTCATTGTTCAACATTGGTTACAAGGCCAGTTAAAACAACTTGTTAGATCTGTTACATAATGTTCAGCTGGCTTCGTCTAGCTAACCACTATACCTGTTTGGTCTAAACTTTCATGTTAGTTTTGATCTATACATTTGTAATATCTTCCTACAGTCTCATGGTGTGTGTACTTTATCTAGCTTAAATTTCATTTCCTAGTAATATTTATAGCATTCCagaatgttttgttgtaacaTTCTAGAGAGATGCTGCACTGTCATTATTACAGAAAATCATGACTGCAAGTATGGTCATTTGGCTACActacaattattttgattaatcgGACGACTACTATGTAACAATGGCCAGCAGGATCCATGTCCTATTAAAATACCAAATATAATAGTGGTTCAaggcttcaaacaaacaataacctagGGAGTTTGATGTGGATAACTTCCACGGTCCTGACTGACTATCAGTACTTCTTTCTGTTTCTCCTCCTTCTTGAGAAGAGTTTTCCTTATTCTGTTCTTCCTCTTTTTCTTTTCACTGAAAATTACACATACATACaactaattattatatagttcataaaatgacaataaaacttaaatattaataaacaagtttGTAGTTAAATCTTCTTGTGTCAAATTTGCTTTAAGATTCacaaaaaaaat is part of the Tachypleus tridentatus isolate NWPU-2018 chromosome 4, ASM421037v1, whole genome shotgun sequence genome and encodes:
- the LOC143249836 gene encoding protein CDV3 homolog A-like, whose translation is MRNTAAAVTPSKRNPKSAPDVGSELHFPSLSAAVDASKAGMSEQKWGEKQFQSVKHGLKSKDDVRSSAPQLDLENKYAALHQDLN